ATACAATAAATATTCAGATTTTATATTTGCAGTGCACAGATATGTTCTTACCATGATATAAATAGATAAAAGTTATGATTACTCTCGCACTACGCTACTAGAAAATGAGTTTAGCTCATAATTAACATAACTTTTCATCTTAAAAGTGAGAGACTCAACTTTCTTCTTCATCCTAAAAAAAAAGACTCTCGTACACATATCAAAGACAACAATACTAAACAAGAGCATTGTAAAGAAAAGCTGTATAAATAAaagtagtttttaaaatattgctttTGTTTTTAGAACTAAATATGAATTCAACTATTATACTTTCTAAACatataaatctaaattttaaaaaataaaaaacaaaataattatcaaGAGGTCATACATAGTTTATGGTAATCTCAATCGAGGTACAACATGTATAAAAAAACTTATGacttattttttgatttaatGATTTGAAATGAATTAGATAATTCCACCAGCTATAATTATGATAATAAATTTAATCCATAAAGATttgtgtttaagtttttttttttaatttaatgaattagttattaaaatatgtttatggTAAGAAGAGATGATTTAATTTACTTTCCATTTGAATAAAGAATGGCGCTGATTGTGGGCCTTAGCTTTCCCCAAAAGTCacatctttatttttcttttaaaacttcCAATGATTTTTGCCCTTCtctaaataataacaataaaataaacttCTTCAAAAGATTAGGTTACAAATTCCCTTTTAATTCTCCTGCTtcaaactttatattattatcttttagtctttataaataagataaattaCTATCTATCTACTATTAATAGactatgatattttgttatatttaaaaatatttcttttttacaattttatcatttaaaataattattttaataattatcataCAAGAAAGTAAAATACATAAacatgttttcaaaatttgtaataaaaatggatagatggtttttctttttctttttttaagaaataagaTTAAATTGGTAGGacttattttaaatttattatatatcaCTAAATTATTCAATTGTAATTTGTCATGTAACAAAAACGattcatttaaaatattttgatattttttggTGTGAGTGATAAAAAGGATACACAAAATGGTGATGTACGAAATATATCCAAATATTACCTTTGAAAATTTAACGATTAAGATTAAAGATATTTGTAAATACGGttctaaaaatcaaaatattattgACAATATATTCTAGAAAGAcgagattttgttatatttataattgtATGGATACTTATTAAATGCGAAGGAAAGGGACGAAAATGGTAATTTgagtatttttaaatatatattggTAATAAAACATCGtcttagaaaaataataatgatttgCATTTGAAACCGGAACGCCATATTCCACGGCTGCTCCGTCGCTCTAAGGCTGAGCTCTACGGCGTAgtgagagagagaagaggaagagaagagagagaaggagCAGGACAACGAAGCGTTTCTGACAATGGAAATGGAAATCATAGACTTTACAagaaaactaattaaattatCTCCATTTCTGCTCTACGCGGCTATATGATTGCTTcatccttccttttcttttttcattttttcatgATTTGGATCTTGGAAAACCCACCCCCCCAAACTTGATTCTTCCCTCGAGATCATTATTCTGTGAGTATGATTTCTTACCCCATTTCGTCTTTCTTACATTTGGTTCGTTTTTTCATCACTGAAGTGAGTGTTCGGATTCTGATTCCGATTCTGGGTCTGATTCCCGTTTGTTTACCTTCTTAGCCTATTTCTTGATTGGCAGTTTTGGATTTTGGGAATCTTAGCTCtagattttctctctctctctctttttttttaatgtgtaTAGGTTCGGGTTGGCTTGACTTTTCTGTGTAATGTAGATTACTCAAGTTACGTAGGCCGTATTGATTTGTTTTAGTTGTTGGTTGGGATGCCTCATAGATTAGAATGGACTATTCTTTATTATGTTTGTGGGGATTGTTGGAAAGTAACTTACTGCAAAAGTTTCTTTCAGTGTACAGGGCTGAAGCCTTGTGCTGCTCACGAGGTGTTTACCATAGGAGCAATTCGAATTACGTTACTATTGAGTTCTATAATCATTTGAAACTTTACCTTTTCCATTTTGGCTAATTAGATGATTCTTTAGAACCTGTGACAAAATTTTGTGTTTGCTATCTAATTGCAGTTTTTCTTCATCGGTGATCAGTCAATTTTCAGATTTTTCTGGTACCTTTTTGACATTTATTCCTTTCATTGGAGGAGTGCGTATTGGTAGATAGCAATCGGAATGCAAATTGTTTAGAAATTTAGCTGCTGTACATTTTGTTGAAGATGAAGACAACTCAGGCATGGTGTCCTAGTGAGATGCAGATTTTGCCAGGGCCTCGCCATCGTACTCATATGAAAAAGCCGTTATGGATTATCGTTTTGGTTTCCTTCATCATTGTCTTCCTTATCTGTGCATACATGTATCCACCCCAAACTAGTGGTGCCTGTTACATTTTTTCTTCTGGAGGTTGTAAGGTCATTACGGACTGGCTTCCACCTGCTCCTGCTAGAGAACTTACTGATGAAGAGGTTTCTTCTCATGTTGTTATTCGAGAAATTTTGAACTCACCGATTATACCTTCAAAAACTCCAAAGATAGCATTTATGTTTTTGACTCCTGGGTCTTTGCCGTTTGAGAAGCTGTGGGACAAATTTTTCAAcgtaagtttttgttttttcatttctaATTCCAAGCTGTTTAATCTTTGTTGTTCTTGAATTTTATTATTCCTCTGCAATCACTTAACGGAGTACACTGTTTTTCACTCTCTTGGAAAAATACTCAACTATTACATACATGGCATACTAATAAATCTGATTTCTTTTAATCTAGTTTCATGAGCCTCAATGATATCCATCAAGGCTTTGAAAGAAGTGGAATTAGTTGTTTTACTATTTGCTCGTTATTCTTTTACTGTTCATTACTTCTTGATGTACAGACTGATTTTCAACGAAAACTAATTCACATCTCCTGGTAGGGTCATGAAGACAAATTCACTGTTTATGTCCATGCTTCTAAGGAGAAACCAACTCATGTCAGCAGACACTTCTTGAATCGGGATATTCATAGTGGTCAGGTACCTTAAGTTAAAAGAGTTATTAGTCTATACGGTGTCAAAATGAAATTCCCAATGCCTCGGCAGAAGATAGCCTGATATTAAATTTCACTCATTGCATATGAGTCGTTCTTGCCTCATTTTTTGCCATCTTATCCTTTTCTGGAATCCCCTTTCTGATAAGAATGTAAATAATTGGAACTCTTGATTGGTAATTATTGCAGGTAGTGTGGGGTAAAATTACCATGGTTGATGCGGAGAGAAGATTGTTGGCAAATGCTCTACAAGAACCAGATAATCACCATTTTGTTTTACTTTCTGATAGGTGACTGAAATCTCagtctctctcactctctctctctgttcATGGGTTATATTAAGTTCTTATCGTCAACTCTCATGTTCCTTTTATTTTGCAGTTGTGTGCCTTTGTATAGTTTTGACTATATCTACAAGTATCTGATGCATTCAAATACGAGTTTTGTTGACTGGTGAGTTATATAGTTTCATGCTCCCTCTCCACATGTTCATTTCCTCCAATTTTCTGTGAGAAAATTCACACACACACGACTCCTAGGACCTGGTTTCTTGTCAGAATTTCAGGACATACAATTCAATACTGCATATTGATTCGTTTGTAGAATATCTCTAATAGATGCCAATTAACAATTTTCTCAGCTTTAAGGATCCTGGTCCACATGGAAATGGCAGGTATTCAGAGCACATGTTACCGGAAGTGGAGGAGAAACACTTTAGAAAAGGTGCACAGGTACACTCTGGAAATTTCGCTCATTCATACAACTTTCCAaaaatttagttttttgttCTTTGTTGTTGCGTGTGTGCGCGGAAGAATCCTTTTATACACTAATGGATAGAATTGCTTGGGTTCTTTCGTTAACTTCTGTGCTTGTCTGGGTTGCCACTATAACTATGCAAAACTTTAATAGTTctcttgattatttttattcACTTGAAATGTCGCAAAACTTAAAACTTTAGATTATGTTTTGATGGGTTTTACTCTAGGATGTATTCATTCTTATTTCTTTGACATCTTTGACCTTAAGGCTTAGATTTCAGATTGAGATATTTCTTCCACGTGCGCATGTGACAGTCAACGAAATAGAATGCAATTTTAAtccgaattttctttattttatgcAGTGGTTCACAATGAAACGGCAGCATGCTTTAATAGTTTTGGCCGACAATCTTTATTACTCCAAATTTCGCGATTACTGCCGGGTGATTGTAAACTTATGTCTTCTGTATTTCTGTTGCAATATTAGGACTAATGTGTGTAGTCTTCTTTTGCTCATGTTGTACATCTTAGGGATATGTTACAATGCtcagtctctctctctctctctctctctctctcacccACACACACGCACAGCACAGCACAGACACTTCATTAGAAGATAAGTTGAATACATATTTCTCATTTTCCCTTGCATCCCGAGTCCTTATTTCCTGAGCAAACTTTCTTTTGATTATATAGCCTTTTCTTGATGCTTACAAATATGTAGACACCATTTTTCCTAACCAAACTGTATATTTGGGATCTAATCATATCTACTCCATTTTCTTTGAGTTTGACCATTAATAGAAGTAAAAGGTGAGAATGTTTTTCTCTCATGTCATTGATGTGTCATGGTACACACATGTCAATCCTTTTCTGCATTCCCACACGTCTGCAGATACCTATCCTACTGAACCATTTATTGGGCAAGTGCACATGAGACTTCATTTTCTTTAGTAGGTAGCAATTAGCATAATCCCAGTTTCGCAAAAATCGCGAGGTTCTCTATTGTAACGGATTAGCATTAATGATCGATTATGATAAATCCTCTGCCCACGTGATTACCAAATACCGACTCACCACCATGTATTGAGACGTATATTTTCATCCACAGCCAGGTTTAGAAGGGCACAATTGCATAGCTGACGAGCATTACTTGCCAACGTTTTTCAATGTAAGTTTCTTCAGACACTTCTTACCACAGAGCATTTCCCGTATCTCTAGCTAAAAAGTTTCCCGTTTTTCAATGTAGATGATTGATCCGACTGGAATCGCAAATTGGTCAGTAACACATGTTGATTGGTCTGAAAGAAAGTGGCATCCAAAATCGTATAGAGCCGAGGATATTACCTATGAGCTTTTGCAGAATATTACGGTATGATTTATACATAATATCAATATTCACTTTGCTGATTTTTATTGGTGAAGCTCCAAAATGTTAGCCTTTTCCAGTCATTTTTCTTACTAATTGCAGTTTGTCATCAACTGACCCCTTGCACACCCCTAGAGTAGGGCAAGGGGATTTAAAGGGGAAATGAGAAGTGTTGGATGTTGATTGTTTTAATGGTgctattttaatatttttgcaGTCGATTGATGTGAGTGTGCATGTTACAAGTGACCAGAAGGTATGCTTGTTCTGTTATTTCAATGAAATTTTGTTGGTGTCTTCatctaattgtttttttttctggGTCCTCTACAGAAAGAAGTACAAAGGTGGCCTTGTTTGTGGAATGGTTTACAACGGCCATGTTACCTATTTGCAAGAAAATTTTATCCCCAAGCTTTGGATAAGTTGCTGTATCTTTTCTCCAACTATACAACAATTTGAGTTAGGTTTTTATGTTTACATTTACTTTTGACGTTTCAAATTCTTTTGCAACATCAATAACTCCACAGTTTTTTGTTCAATCTGGTCTTTTATTCAGTTATAGGTTGTAAATTCCTGACCTTGGGAAGGTTTGAATATGACCAACCATCTTTCTTGTGTGCATCGACCTGCTTGCCGAGTGTCTGGTGATCTGAGATTGAAGGAACTCACATGTTGGTGTTGCTTCCTCGGGGATGGgcatattttctattttttacttcatatttttagttttttttctctttctttagaACAGAAGAACAGACGATTTTGAAGGAAAATAACTTCCTTAGATCTTGTAGTAATATTTTGTAAACATGTGGATCTGAATTTTGGCTtcttgaaaatatatattttaagtttCAAAGTACCACATTTCTGTGCTGCACTTCAATTACAAAGCTCTACAAACAGGAAGGACAAAAATCTCAACTTATCTCCTAAGGTTTGGAAATGGACTAATTCTATTACTCATTCTGTTAACTTTAGATGTCCAGAACATTTACCTCCTCTGCTTCTAGTTTATTAGAACCCGACTTTTGGGGTCGTCAGATGCTTTTTGCAAAAGATGCTATCCTTCTAATGCCGAAGTTGATTGATGTCATGTAAGTTTCCTCATCATAATCTTTTCACCGTGCAGCACTTTCCCATCTGtggttttaatttttcttttaggatTCATTTGATGCCTTTATGTTTTAGGCGCTCATATTTTTCATCTGTGAATTAGTGTTTCTATACTTTTACTAAAACCCCTTGTATTTTTGCACATAACCTTGTCATGAATTGATACTTTAAtattttttccatcatcttttacCTGCTAGTCTTTCTGATTCTACATGATATTTAAATGGTTTCATTCTGCTTTGAGAAATCACCATGGTTTCATTCTCCATTGTAAAACACATCAGAATCAACATGATGATTCTGTTAGCTTCTCTCCATCATCTTTTACCTTCCCTAACCTTGGCATTTTATTTGTCAACAGCCATAATCTTGTCCACATCGATCACGACAAAGCCTTCACGTTTGGCAACCAAGCTGATCCACCGCAACTCATATCTACATCCACTCTATGACCCAAATGAGACAGTTGAGGATCGATCAAAGAGAGAGCAGGCAAGCTCAATCGAACGCTTTGCTTTTCTCGAGTCAAAGATTAAAGAACTGAAGTCTGTTGGTAATGAAGCTCGATCAAGTCTCATTCCTTTCAATCGAGGTAGTGGGTTTCTTGTTAATTTGTCTATCGGTTCGCCGCCCGTGACACAGCTCGTAGTGGTCGACACTGGTAGCTCCCTCCTGTGGGTGCAATGTTTGCCTTGTATCAACTGTTTTCAACAATCGACCTCATGGTTCGATCCTTTGAAATCAGCAAGTTTCAAAACATTGGGTTGTGGATTTCCTGGGTATAACTACATTAATGGTTACAAATGCAATGGTAATCAAGCTGAGTACAAGTTGAGATACCTTGGTGGGGATTCCTCACAAGGAATTCTTGCTAAGGAATCACTTCTCTTTGAGACACTTGATGAAGGTGGAGTTTTTCAATACAATGCTCTATTTCAACACAAAcaagttaataaataaatttgacaTTATTAATTGATTTAGTAACATATTTTGCcgtttttataattattattttgtgatATCATATGATTTGTGATTATAACAAAGAAAAACTATGACTTTAAATTTGTCGAAGTCACAATGGCTAAAATCGTATTCGATTGTTGTAGGCAAAATAAAAAAGACGAATTTAACATTTGGGTGTGGTCATATGAACTTCAAAACCAACAATGACGATACCTACAATGGCGTATTTGGATTAGGAGCATATCCCTACATAACAATGGCCACTCAATTAGGCAACAAATTTTCCTATTGCATTGGCGATATAAACAATCCTCTCTACACTCACAATCATCTCGTCTTAGGACAAGGATCTTACATTGAAGGCGATTCCACTCCTCTTCAAATCCACTTTGGCCATTATTATGTCACTTTACAAACCATCAGTGTTGGCTCTAAGACCCTCAAAATCGACCCAAATGCCTTCAAGATCTCATCGGACGGCAGCGGTGGAGTTCTGATCGACTCTGGAATGACCTACACTAAGCTTGCGAATGGTGGGTTTGAATTACTTTACGATGAGATTGTTGATTTGATGAAGGGTTTGTTGGAACGAATCCCAACTCAGAGGAAATTTGAAGGGTTGTGTTTTAAAGGAGTTGTGAGTCGAGATCTTGTTGGGTTTCCGGCGGTGACGTTTCATTTCGCCGGCGGTGCTGATTTGGTGTTGGAATCGGGGAGTTTGTTCCGGCAACACGGTGGGGATCGGTTTTGTTTAGCTATTTTGCCGAGTAATTCCGAGTTATTGAATCTGTCTGTGATTGGGATTTTGGCTCAACAGAATTATAATGTAGGTTTTGATCTTGAACAAATGAAAGTGTTCTTTCGTAGGA
The sequence above is drawn from the Cucumis melo cultivar AY chromosome 2, USDA_Cmelo_AY_1.0, whole genome shotgun sequence genome and encodes:
- the LOC103494243 gene encoding glycosyltransferase BC10-like, encoding MKTTQAWCPSEMQILPGPRHRTHMKKPLWIIVLVSFIIVFLICAYMYPPQTSGACYIFSSGGCKVITDWLPPAPARELTDEEVSSHVVIREILNSPIIPSKTPKIAFMFLTPGSLPFEKLWDKFFNGHEDKFTVYVHASKEKPTHVSRHFLNRDIHSGQVVWGKITMVDAERRLLANALQEPDNHHFVLLSDSCVPLYSFDYIYKYLMHSNTSFVDCFKDPGPHGNGRYSEHMLPEVEEKHFRKGAQWFTMKRQHALIVLADNLYYSKFRDYCRPGLEGHNCIADEHYLPTFFNMIDPTGIANWSVTHVDWSERKWHPKSYRAEDITYELLQNITSIDVSVHVTSDQKKEVQRWPCLWNGLQRPCYLFARKFYPQALDKLLYLFSNYTTI
- the LOC103494349 gene encoding probable aspartic protease At2g35615, whose amino-acid sequence is MSSIILSTSITTKPSRLATKLIHRNSYLHPLYDPNETVEDRSKREQASSIERFAFLESKIKELKSVGNEARSSLIPFNRGSGFLVNLSIGSPPVTQLVVVDTGSSLLWVQCLPCINCFQQSTSWFDPLKSASFKTLGCGFPGYNYINGYKCNGNQAEYKLRYLGGDSSQGILAKESLLFETLDEGKIKKTNLTFGCGHMNFKTNNDDTYNGVFGLGAYPYITMATQLGNKFSYCIGDINNPLYTHNHLVLGQGSYIEGDSTPLQIHFGHYYVTLQTISVGSKTLKIDPNAFKISSDGSGGVLIDSGMTYTKLANGGFELLYDEIVDLMKGLLERIPTQRKFEGLCFKGVVSRDLVGFPAVTFHFAGGADLVLESGSLFRQHGGDRFCLAILPSNSELLNLSVIGILAQQNYNVGFDLEQMKVFFRRIDCQLLDE